The genomic segment CCCCAGGATCTCCGACTTCAGCCGTTCCACCCTGGCCCGGGTGTCCGAGTCGGTCTGGAGGTCGGCCGCGAAGTCCCGCAGGAAGGTGTCGATCGCACCGCGCGCCGGATGGCCCGGCATGTCGCGCATCTCCGTAATGAAGCGCAGCAGTTCCTTGTAGACGCGGTCGCCGATCCGCTTGTCTACGAAGCGCGGTGTCCAGCCGGGGGCACCGCCCTGCACCGCGTCCATCACGGAGTCGCCGTGCTCCACCAGCCAGTCGTGGGCACGTACGCACACCAGGTCCACGACCTTGCGGTGACCGCCGTCCTCGACGACCTTCTCCAGCATCTTCCCCACGCCGGGCCCGACCTCCACCGAGCCCGCCCGCCGGGTGATCGCCTCCCCGACCACGGCCTGGACGTCCGCGTCCCGCAGCACGGTGAGCGCACCGCGCAGGGCGGTCGCCAGCTCAGCGGTGACCCGGTCCGCGTGGGCCGGCTCCGCCAGCCACGAGCCCAGCCTGGCCCCGATACCGAGCGCGTGAATCCTGTCCCGGACGACGTCCCCGGAGAGGAAGTTCTCCCCCACGAACGAGCCGAGCGAAGCACCCAGCTGGTCCTTCTTGGTGGGGATGATGGCTGTGTGCGGGATGGGCAGCCCGAGCGGGCGCCGGAAGAGCGCCGTGACGGCGAACCAGTCGGCCAGCGCGCCCACCATGCCCGCCTCGGCCGCCGCCGCGACATAGCCCGGCCAGCCACCCACGCCCGAGTTCTTCGCCCAGGTGGCAAGGGTGTACACGACCGCGACGAACAGGAGGAGACCGGTGGCGGTGATCTTCATCCGCCGCACGCCACGGCGCTTCTCCTCGTCGGCCTCGGTGAACGCGAAGGAGGCGAGCGGGGACTCCCGGGGCTTCGCCGGTTTCCCGAACGCGTCCGGTCTCCCCGACGCCCCCGGTTCCCCCGGTCCGTCGGGATTCCTCGGCGCCCCTGATCCGCCCGGCGTCCCTGGTCCGTCCGGTCTCCCCGGCTCCTCCGGTTTCCCGGCTCCGTTCCGTGCCATTCGTATCCGCTCCGCCCGTCTGCGTACACATCGCCCCGCGACCGTACGCATTGTCCCTGCCCGATCTACTCCCGGGCAGCGCGTCGAGTTCCCGCGCTCCGTCGCGTCATGCGCCCGGGGCCGATCACACGGACGGTCCGGGGCCGATCACACGGACGGTCCGGGGCCGATCACACGGACGGTCCGGCGCGGGCGACGCCGTCACGGCCGGGGGGGTCGGCCGGGCCCTAACGGTCCGTATTGGAGCCCGGCTCCGTACCGGAATCCGACTTCCCCAGCTCTCCCCGTGCCCGTTCCCGTTCCCGTTCCCGCAGCTCCCGCTGTTCCCGCTCCTCCTGCTGGTCCCTCTCCCGCTCCCGCAGCTCCCGCAGCCGTCGCTTCTCGGCCTTCGACTGCTTGCGCTCGACCCCGACCCCGCCCATCAGCGCGAATCCGGTGATCCGCACCCTCGGCGCGTCCGGGGCCGGATCGCCCTCGCCCGACGCGGAGTCACCGAATCCGCCCATCAGGCCGAAACCGCTGACCTCGACGTTCAGCTGGGGCGGCACCGTCACATGGATGCCACCCATGATCGTGACGCACCGGACGACGATCTCGCGGTCCTCGAACCGGGCGTCCCGGAGGTCGATCTCCCCGCCGCCCCACATCGCGAACGCGGTGAACTTCCTGGCCACCGTCCACTTGCCCTTGCGGCCGAACCCGCCCCAGAACGCCACGGCACCCGTCGAGGTGGCGGGCCCGCCGATCCGGTCCGCCCAGCCCGTACCCGTACCGGTCGACGCGGGCGAGGAACCGCCACTCAGCGTCACCGGAGCGGCGCCCGGAGCCGGAAGGTCACGCACCAGTGGTACCAACTCCCCGTGCGTACGCGCCTTGTAGGCGGCATCGAGGCGCTGCTCGAACTCCTCCATCTCCAGCCGTCCTTCGGCCACCGCCTCGCGCAGCGTCTCGGCGATCCGTTCGCGTTCGGCGTCGGAGGCACGCATGTCCGGAAGTTCGTTCGTCATGCGGTGAAGCCTATTGAAAGCCGACGCCCCGTCCTATCTCCCGCCCACCGGAGGCCGACCGACAGCCCGAGGCCGATCACAACCCGGCGCCGGAGGCCGACTCGTACATCCTCGCGATCACGGCCTCGATGTCCGGCTCCCGGACCGACAGATCGACCAGCGGATAGTCCGCCGCGATCCGTGCCACCAGCGGCGCCGCCGAATCCGCAGCCGGGAAGGCCAGCCACTGCCTGGGTCCCTCCACCTTCACCGTACGGACCGAGGGCGCCGACTCCAGGCGGATCGGCGGGAGTTCGCGTTCCAGGTCGACCACCAGGGTGCGTTCGCTCTCGCCCAATTCGTGCAGCCCGGCCAGCGCGCCGTCGTACATCAGACGCCCGTGATCGATGACCATCACCCGCTTGCAGAGCTGCTCGATGTCGGTCAGATCGTGCGTGGTGAGCAGCACGGTCGTCGAGTGTTCCGCGTTCAGGTCCCGCAGGAACTCACGCACCTTGGCCTTGGAGATCACATCGAGTCCGATGGTCGGCTCGTCGAGGTACAGCACCTCGGGATCGTGCAGCAGCGCCGCCGCGATGTCACCGCGCATCCGCTGGCCGAGCGAGAGTTGGCGTACGGGCACGTCCAACAGCTCGCTCAGGTCGAGGAGTTCGACACACCGGTCAAGGTTCTCCCGGAACCGGCGGTCCGGCACCCGGTACATCCGGTGCACCAGTCGGTACGAATCGCGCAGCGGCAGGTCCCACCACAGAGTCGTCCGTTGTCCGCAGCAGTATTGCAAAGGATGTGATCAATGTTACAATAAGTAACAGGAGATCACGCAGTGCAATCACAACCGAACATCATTGAGCGCGTCCAACGGGGCGACTTGACCGGCCTTCACATCGCCGGATTGGTTCGGCTCTCCTTCGAAACCCACCCTGACCGTGAAACGTCCGGTCCTCCGATGACCGGTGGGGACATCAACAACCGCGACGAACAAGAGGCGTTCTGTCGCAGGTACGTCGAGTCGCGCGGCGGAACGTACGTCGGCACCTATGACGAGCCCGACACCTCGGCGTGGAAGAAGAAGCGCATCAAGCAGGAGGACGGGAGCTACATCTACCGCGTCATCCGTCCCGTATTTGAAGGGATGCTCAGTGACCTCAAGAAGGGGTCTACTGAGTCGGCGCACTTCACCCCGGCCGATGGGTTCGACAAGACCACGGCTGTTGACGGCTCGGTCGTCTACGACATCGACCGCCTCACCCGCGACCACCGTCACCTTGAAGACGCGATCGAGGTAGTGCAGTACTACCACCGTCCCATCCTCGACATCCGAGGTTCGCTCGACCTACTGACCGACAACGGTCGGTCTGCGGCGCGCTACGTCTTGAACGCCCGCGCCAGCTCCTCAACCGACACGTCGCGCCGGTTGAGGGATAGCCATCTTTCACGCGCCATGCGGGGCATCCCCGTAGGCGGCAACCGCGCGTTCGGATGGGCGGAAGACAAGCGCACCATCGTTCCGCGCGAAGCTTGGCAGATCCGAGCAGCGGCAAGGTTGCTGCTGGCCGGCGTGAAGGCGACCACCATCATCCGGAAGTGGAACAAAGCTGGAAAGCTCACCACTAAGGGCAACCCGTGGCGTCGTAGGACGTTCGTCCTCATGATGACGTCACCCCGCCTGGTCGGGTATCGGGTCTATGGCCCGATGGATCAGCCGCACCACACGCGCTACCTCACCGACGACCAAGGAAACCCGGTCAAGGGTCAGTACGAGGCCATCTTGGACGAGCACACCTGGCACTCCGTCGTCGCCATTCTCGCTGGCCCCGATCGTCCCGAAGGTCACGCCAACCTCGGCAAGTTGGTGTACATGCTCAGCCGCATCATGCGGTGTGGAAACTGCGGTATCAAAATCTCAGGGGGTTCCAAGGGTGGAGGAAAATTCGACTACGCCTGTAGGGCCAATGACGGTGGGTGCGGGAAGTCAAGCGGGGCGGGGCTCGCCATTGATGCCATCGTCACAAAGCTCATCCTCGCTCGCTTGGAGGAGCAGCACGTAGAGGTCAAGTCCCAACCGTGGCCCAAGACCGAAGAGCTCGCCACACTCAACGTCAAAAAGGCGAACTTGTTGGCGCAGTTCAAAGAAAACCCGGACATGGGTTCTCACATTTGGCCGGAGGTACGGAAGAAGGAAGCGGCTATTGCTGTACTCGTCAAGGAGCGAGCAGCCTACGCCAAGAAGAACGCAAAGCCGAAGTCGTCCAACATGGTCGAGATGTGGCCTGATCTAGAAGTCGAACAAAAGAACGCCATCGCGGCAGAAATGTTCGAAACAATCATCCTGCATCCTGCCAGCAAGGGAAGCAATAGGTTTAACCCTGAGCGTCTACAGGTGGTGTGGCGCCAAGAATAGCGGCAATACGTTCAAGTTGAGTGGGTCGAAGTTCAGGGGCATTTCGCAACTGAGCTTCGACCCATTTTTGTTCCGCAACCTCGGATGCCGAGTGCGGTTTCGCTTTTGCCGCCGCCTTGAGTTGTCGTACTTCCATAAATCGTTTCTCCGCTTACATTTCCCATTGTACTCCATCATCTATTCTCTGCGTTCGTTTCGGTGTTGTAGTTCGGACAAACTCTATGGAATCATTCTTATGGGTAATGCATAATAAGTGTAGGGCCAAAAACAATCAGGCCCGGACCTACCCAACCAGTGGAGCAGAAATGGCAATCGTGAGCCAGAAGGTCTCTGACCTTTCCGGTAAGCAGGGCGACGACAAGCAGTTTGCTTCGGTCGTCGTTCGGCAACACCCGGACATCGACCAGCCGAAGGCGCTGGACGTGCTCGTGCCGGAACTCAAGCAGTTCAACGACATCAGCGCGGACCTGGTGATCCTGGAGGTCACCATGCCCAACGGCGCCAAGCAGGACGTGTACGTACCCCTGGAGGAGTTCAACAAGGCTGCGCCCAACATGGGCGAAGTTCTCAAGAACGCTCGGGGCACGCGCGGTCGCGTTCCTGGTACTCGTGTCGGCAACGGCAACGGGTAGCCCCTAACTCCGCCTCCCGCCACCGCTCCCGGCGGTTGAGGCGGAAATCCCGCTCCGATGACTTGAAGGTCGTCGGAGCGGGATCTTTCATTTCCACCTAAAAACAACAGCATTGCACCAAAGTCCATTAATTGTTATAAATAAGTACATGGAAAAATGGAAAAGAAGCGAGCCGACGACAGTGCACAAAGTCGGATGGCGAGAAGTAGTCACTAAGACCTACTTGATGCCAAACGGCCAAAGAGCCGCCTTCGATACCTTCGGGCCGGAGGGACAACAGTTCGTTGCCGTGATCGGGCTGACACTCTCGAAAAAGGTGATCATAGCTCGACAGTTCCGCGTAGGCCCCGAAAAAGTCATGGACGAACTTCCCGGCGGATTCGTCGATGAAGGGGAGGGGCTAGAAATAGCCGCCCGTAGAGAGTTCCAAGAAGAGACAGGCTACGCGGCAGGCGCAATGACATACCTCGGTGGCTACAACAAAGACACCTACATGAACGGCATATGGCATGTCTACCTCGCCACTGACTGCACATCTAACGGTGAGCAAGAGCTTGAGGACGAGGAGCACATAGAGATCGTTCTCATCACCATTAAGGAGCTGATCTCTAACGCCAAGTCAAATAACATGACGGACGCCATAGCCGTCCTGAAGGCGTACGACCATCTTCAAGAACTCGACCAGTAATCTTCTCACCACCCATCCATGCGGCTCACAAGAGCCGCTTTTTCTATCAGTGCCAAGGCGCAGAGCGCGCGTCCATAGCAAGCAAGCGCCCATGACTATATCGATACCGCAGTCACCCTTAAAACAACCACACCCAGTCGACGCCGGCGGGCGGGTGCAAAAGCGGAGCTACCAAGCCGATCTCGCGAAACGCTTATCAGGTCATAACCTACTGCTCTCGGCAAGAGGGTTGCAAACTGGCAAGTATGTGACATAGCTAGCACACTATAATTCGGCAGCTTCGCCATGGTGGACTCGGCCTGTCAACGCGGTAAAGATCATTCCATAGGCTCAAACACTCTGGACATCGGCTGTAGCCCGTGGTCTAGCTACTTCCTACCCCTGTGTACTGGTTATGAGGGTCGCAAAACATAGATTGTGCGACACAAAATCGATTCTGAGTGCTCTACCGCTCCAGCTCCACGTCGAAGAACTTCATCACCGACGTGGCAAGCATGAGGCCATAAATGGCATTGATCCGCGAGTACTGCGTACGCGAGACCCCGTGCGCGCTGGCATGCCTGGCGAACATGCGCGGAACTGGGTCGCCTTTGTCCGTCCAGTACTCCGCGTACGCGTACCAGACAGGCGCAAAGGTCAAGGCCACGCGCACGTCATGGTCGTTGAGATCGAACTTGGCCTTGCTCTTCTTGTTGGACGTCAGCTTGACCCTGTCGCTCTTCTCGAAGTGAGAGTGCATCAGGCTGTCGAGCAAGTTGGCAGCCAGGGCCTGGGCGGGGTTAGTGTGCCCCGCTCTCAGGGCAGCGACGCAGTCGAGGGCGAAGTCTCGCACTTCCAGTAGATTTGGGTGGTCTACGCTCTTGGCGGCGGTCTCGCAGTCGTTGACGATCCCTCGCCACCGACGTCCGATGATGCGGCGTCGCTCTACAGCGTCCTGCGCGTCTAGGAGAGCGCGCACCACCTTCGGCCCCGGCACCCACATGAGAGGGATGCCCTCTTCGAGAAGCAGTTCTTTTAGCTCCTTGAGGCGCGGCTCAGCGTCGCGCAAGTTCTCCGGATAAATCCGATCCTTCAGCGAACCGATCGATATGAAGAGGTTTCGCCACTGCTGTTGCAGGTGTTCGCTAGCGAACACCTCTCGGATTGGGGTGATTACACGAGAGAACTCCACGATCGACGGCGTCATCGCCTGCACGAAGCGATGTGTGGGCATGACAATTTCTGTCAGCCGCTTCATCAGCTCAGCATTCTGCGCCCAGATGAGGTTGGTCATCGGCGGCATCACGTTGATCAAGCCAGAGAGATAAGTTTCCTCCGGCTCAAGGCCCTCGTCGGGCTCGTTTGGCTCCTGGGTCACGGCACCATAGTTCCATGGCATCCAGGCTATGGACTAGTGGTTACTCCCGTTTGTACTGCTTGCCGTAGTGCTTCACGACGTACTCTTCGAGCGCGTCCTCGATGATCTTCCACGGTCGACGCCCCTCGATGTACGCGACGTCCCGGACGATCTGCGTGTGTCGCGTCGGGTACATGGCGAGTCCTCGACTGATGGGCTGTTCGTCGGTGTCGACTGGCGTCAGGTAGATCGGTCGCTCCGAGGCAGGCTCCTGGTCGCTCACTGCGGGGCGAACTGGCTCAGCGGGTTCTACCCGCTGCGGCACGGCGGGTGGTTCCGCTGGACTCGCCGTCGAGGCCGGCGCGGATTTGGGTGCCTCGGGATCGACCTGCGGGATGGCAACACGAGGTGCCGTCGTCTTCCGCTCTGTCATCTGCTTCTTGAAATCTCTAGCCATTAGTCAGTATCTCCGCGACCCGCTTATACCCTTGCGCGGCGTGACTCTGCGGGTCATAGATCACTACCGGCTGGTTCAGTTGCTCGGCTTCATCCACTGC from the Streptomyces sp. AM 4-1-1 genome contains:
- a CDS encoding DUF1707 domain-containing protein codes for the protein MRASDAERERIAETLREAVAEGRLEMEEFEQRLDAAYKARTHGELVPLVRDLPAPGAAPVTLSGGSSPASTGTGTGWADRIGGPATSTGAVAFWGGFGRKGKWTVARKFTAFAMWGGGEIDLRDARFEDREIVVRCVTIMGGIHVTVPPQLNVEVSGFGLMGGFGDSASGEGDPAPDAPRVRITGFALMGGVGVERKQSKAEKRRLRELRERERDQQEEREQRELRERERERARGELGKSDSGTEPGSNTDR
- a CDS encoding recombinase family protein, producing the protein MQSQPNIIERVQRGDLTGLHIAGLVRLSFETHPDRETSGPPMTGGDINNRDEQEAFCRRYVESRGGTYVGTYDEPDTSAWKKKRIKQEDGSYIYRVIRPVFEGMLSDLKKGSTESAHFTPADGFDKTTAVDGSVVYDIDRLTRDHRHLEDAIEVVQYYHRPILDIRGSLDLLTDNGRSAARYVLNARASSSTDTSRRLRDSHLSRAMRGIPVGGNRAFGWAEDKRTIVPREAWQIRAAARLLLAGVKATTIIRKWNKAGKLTTKGNPWRRRTFVLMMTSPRLVGYRVYGPMDQPHHTRYLTDDQGNPVKGQYEAILDEHTWHSVVAILAGPDRPEGHANLGKLVYMLSRIMRCGNCGIKISGGSKGGGKFDYACRANDGGCGKSSGAGLAIDAIVTKLILARLEEQHVEVKSQPWPKTEELATLNVKKANLLAQFKENPDMGSHIWPEVRKKEAAIAVLVKERAAYAKKNAKPKSSNMVEMWPDLEVEQKNAIAAEMFETIILHPASKGSNRFNPERLQVVWRQE
- a CDS encoding NUDIX hydrolase, giving the protein MEKWKRSEPTTVHKVGWREVVTKTYLMPNGQRAAFDTFGPEGQQFVAVIGLTLSKKVIIARQFRVGPEKVMDELPGGFVDEGEGLEIAARREFQEETGYAAGAMTYLGGYNKDTYMNGIWHVYLATDCTSNGEQELEDEEHIEIVLITIKELISNAKSNNMTDAIAVLKAYDHLQELDQ
- a CDS encoding DUF445 family protein, which translates into the protein MARNGAGKPEEPGRPDGPGTPGGSGAPRNPDGPGEPGASGRPDAFGKPAKPRESPLASFAFTEADEEKRRGVRRMKITATGLLLFVAVVYTLATWAKNSGVGGWPGYVAAAAEAGMVGALADWFAVTALFRRPLGLPIPHTAIIPTKKDQLGASLGSFVGENFLSGDVVRDRIHALGIGARLGSWLAEPAHADRVTAELATALRGALTVLRDADVQAVVGEAITRRAGSVEVGPGVGKMLEKVVEDGGHRKVVDLVCVRAHDWLVEHGDSVMDAVQGGAPGWTPRFVDKRIGDRVYKELLRFITEMRDMPGHPARGAIDTFLRDFAADLQTDSDTRARVERLKSEILGRGEVQDVIASAWSSVRAMVIAAAEDEQSELRLRARASLMSLGTRLAKDERLRAKLEGWLEDAAVYVVTTYRAEITSLISDTVAGWDAEHTSKKIEAHIGRDLQFIRINGTVVGALAGLVIYTVSRALGG